A stretch of the Macaca mulatta isolate MMU2019108-1 chromosome 14, T2T-MMU8v2.0, whole genome shotgun sequence genome encodes the following:
- the LOC574167 gene encoding sc328 precursor, translating to MFRLLLLGMFAVLFMDEGDRVLTWKWVRFCNSCERFDGSICHGGMKSCWKFNLYSKNRSCATDHYYFSDLTTGRYLFRYTTLSCRPCDEGMFQVFHDLLRETTCCINENRCNTGRDNLDITRVLGAEPQDEIVYDS from the exons ATGTTCCGGTTGCTTCTACTGGGCATGTTCGCAGTGCTCTTCATGGATGAGG GAGACAGAGTCCTGACATGGAAAT GGGTTCGATTTTGCAATTCCTGTGAACGCTTTGATGGATCCATTTGCCACGGTGGCATGAAAAGTTGCTGGAAGTTTAATTTATATTCGAAAAACAGGAGTTGTGCCACAGATCACTATTACTTTAGTGATCTCACTACAG GGAGGTATCTGTTCCGTTATACAACACTGTCTTGCAGGCCCTGTGATGAGGGAATGTTCCAAGTATTCCACGACCTTCTGAGAGAAACGACTTGCTGCATTAATGAAAACAGGTGTAATACTGGCAGAGATAATTTAGATATTACGAGGGTTCTTGGAGCAGAGCCTCAGGATGAAATAGTGTATGATTCATAA